A region of Ferruginibacter albus DNA encodes the following proteins:
- the carB gene encoding carbamoyl-phosphate synthase large subunit, which translates to MPKDNSIKSVLIIGSGPIVIGQACEFDYSGTQASRSIREEGIKTILINSNPATIMTDPMMADKVYLLPLTVESIEQILEENDIDAVLPTMGGQTALNLCKEVDELGIWEKNNVRLIGVDIKAIDKAEDREKFRLWMIEMGIPVCPAHIANSFLEGKEFAQDIGFPLVLRPSFTLGGSGGGVVFKKEELDEALNRALTASPIHEVLVEKAVLGWKEYELELLRDNADNVAIICTVENFDPMGVHTGDSVTVAPAMTLSDTAFQLMRNTAISMMRNLGNFAGGCNVQFAMNPQTEELIVVEINPRVSRSSALASKATGYPIAKIAAKLAIGYNLDELKNQITQSTSAYFEPALDYVIVKIPRWNFDKFKGADDTLGFQMKSVGEVMGIGRSFAEAVQKACQSLENEAVGLGYYGQSLMHTDALIDYIKIPKWDRIFRIKDALMAGASVKRICESTGIDRWFIYQIQKICNCEKEIAKYDLKSLPDDLLKEAKLLGFSDEQIVRIMKEENAEDIYERRKKMGLTRVYKMVDTCAAEFEAKTPYFYSTFENKPVNENSLLSNESKVSDKKKIIVLGSGPNRIGQGIEFDYCCVHGILAVKEAGYEAIMVNCNPETVSTDFDIADKLYFEPVFWEHLWEIIEHEKPEGVIVQLGGQTALKLAKKLHQKGIKIIGTSFDSMDIAEDRGRFSDTLKELGIPYPKYGTAYNTDDAIEVAKEVGYPVLIRPSYVIGGQRMRIVLNDEELEKGILSLIKHLPGNKILIDHFLDRCQEAEIDAIFDGDQFHIMGVMEHIEPAGIHSGDSNAVLPQFNLSPLIVQTMEEYAEKIARKLSIKGLINIQFAIKDGNVYVIEANPRASRTTPFIAKAYQIPYLNIATKIMLGAAKLKDFKFEKKLKGFAIKEPVFSFNKFPGVNKELGPEMKSTGEAIRFIKDLRDPYFRTLYKERSMHLSK; encoded by the coding sequence ATGCCAAAAGACAACTCCATTAAGTCAGTTCTCATCATCGGTTCCGGACCAATTGTTATAGGACAAGCCTGCGAATTTGATTATTCCGGTACGCAAGCTTCCAGAAGTATTCGTGAAGAAGGCATTAAAACCATTCTTATCAACAGTAACCCGGCTACCATTATGACCGATCCGATGATGGCAGACAAGGTTTACCTGTTGCCATTAACGGTGGAGAGCATTGAACAAATATTGGAAGAAAATGATATTGATGCCGTTTTGCCTACCATGGGTGGACAAACAGCTTTAAATCTTTGTAAAGAAGTAGATGAACTGGGCATTTGGGAAAAAAACAATGTACGCCTGATCGGTGTAGACATTAAAGCAATTGATAAAGCTGAAGACAGGGAAAAATTCAGGTTGTGGATGATCGAAATGGGAATACCGGTTTGTCCTGCACATATTGCCAATTCATTTTTAGAAGGAAAAGAATTTGCACAAGACATAGGATTTCCGTTGGTGTTGCGTCCATCTTTTACCTTAGGCGGTAGTGGTGGCGGCGTAGTGTTTAAAAAAGAAGAGTTGGATGAAGCATTGAACAGAGCGTTAACGGCAAGTCCCATTCATGAAGTGTTGGTAGAAAAAGCGGTATTGGGTTGGAAAGAATATGAATTGGAATTATTAAGAGACAACGCAGATAATGTTGCTATCATATGTACCGTTGAGAACTTTGACCCAATGGGTGTTCACACCGGTGATTCCGTAACAGTGGCTCCTGCCATGACGTTGAGCGATACTGCATTTCAACTAATGCGTAACACTGCCATCAGCATGATGCGCAACCTTGGCAACTTTGCCGGCGGTTGTAATGTGCAGTTTGCCATGAATCCTCAAACAGAAGAATTGATCGTGGTAGAAATCAATCCACGTGTAAGTCGTTCTTCTGCATTGGCGTCTAAGGCTACGGGTTATCCCATTGCAAAAATTGCTGCTAAGCTGGCAATTGGTTATAACCTCGATGAATTAAAGAACCAGATCACTCAATCAACTTCAGCATACTTTGAACCGGCATTGGATTACGTAATTGTAAAAATTCCACGTTGGAACTTCGATAAATTCAAAGGTGCTGATGATACCTTAGGTTTTCAAATGAAATCGGTGGGAGAGGTAATGGGTATTGGAAGAAGCTTTGCAGAAGCAGTACAAAAAGCTTGTCAGAGCTTGGAAAATGAAGCGGTTGGTTTGGGCTATTACGGACAAAGCCTGATGCATACCGATGCATTGATCGATTATATTAAAATCCCCAAATGGGACAGGATCTTTAGAATTAAAGATGCATTGATGGCAGGTGCCAGTGTTAAACGTATTTGTGAAAGCACGGGTATCGACCGTTGGTTCATTTACCAAATTCAAAAGATCTGTAACTGCGAAAAAGAAATTGCGAAATACGACCTGAAATCATTGCCGGATGATCTTTTAAAAGAAGCAAAACTATTAGGCTTCAGCGATGAACAGATAGTTCGCATCATGAAAGAAGAAAATGCGGAAGACATCTACGAGAGAAGAAAGAAAATGGGCTTAACGAGAGTGTACAAAATGGTAGATACTTGTGCCGCTGAGTTTGAAGCAAAAACACCTTACTTCTATTCAACATTTGAAAATAAGCCTGTTAACGAAAACAGCCTGCTTAGCAACGAAAGCAAAGTTTCCGATAAGAAAAAAATAATTGTACTTGGCAGCGGACCTAACAGGATTGGTCAGGGTATTGAATTTGATTACTGTTGCGTACACGGCATATTAGCAGTTAAAGAAGCCGGCTACGAAGCCATTATGGTAAACTGTAACCCCGAAACAGTTTCTACTGATTTTGACATTGCCGATAAATTATATTTTGAACCCGTGTTCTGGGAACATTTGTGGGAGATCATCGAACATGAAAAACCGGAAGGTGTGATCGTACAGTTGGGCGGACAAACCGCTTTAAAGCTGGCAAAAAAATTACATCAGAAAGGAATAAAAATAATCGGTACTTCTTTCGACAGCATGGACATTGCGGAAGATCGTGGTCGCTTTAGTGATACCTTAAAAGAGTTAGGCATTCCTTATCCAAAATACGGAACAGCTTACAACACCGATGATGCGATCGAAGTAGCAAAAGAAGTAGGTTATCCTGTGTTGATCCGCCCGAGTTATGTAATTGGCGGACAACGTATGCGTATTGTGTTGAATGATGAAGAGCTGGAAAAAGGAATTTTAAGTTTGATAAAACATTTGCCCGGCAATAAGATCTTGATCGATCACTTTTTAGATCGTTGCCAGGAAGCTGAGATAGATGCTATTTTCGATGGCGATCAATTTCACATCATGGGTGTGATGGAACATATTGAACCGGCAGGTATCCATAGCGGCGATAGCAATGCAGTGTTGCCGCAGTTCAATCTGTCTCCGTTGATCGTACAAACGATGGAAGAGTATGCTGAAAAGATCGCACGTAAATTAAGTATCAAAGGACTTATCAATATACAGTTTGCTATTAAAGATGGCAATGTATACGTGATCGAAGCGAATCCACGTGCAAGTCGTACTACACCGTTCATTGCAAAGGCATATCAAATTCCGTATTTGAATATTGCTACTAAAATAATGTTGGGTGCTGCCAAACTAAAAGACTTTAAGTTTGAGAAAAAGCTAAAAGGCTTTGCTATTAAAGAACCTGTTTTCTCTTTCAATAAATTTCCGGGTGTAAATAAAGAGCTAGGTCCTGAAATGAAAAGTACCGGTGAAGCGATCCGCTTTATTAAAGACCTGCGTGATCCTTATTTCCGCACGTTGTATAAGGAAAGAAGCATGCACTTAAGTAAGTAA
- a CDS encoding glycine-rich domain-containing protein, translating into MNQELWNKILAFDFDDPPSEYGFSIRLANENFWTKEFTDQAIVEYKKFMYLAATSDFMVSPSEIIDQVWHQHLIFTQSYQDFCSILGKQIQHIPSTHNKEEFEKFRQAKERTIKFYERDFGKQPKNIWAYNDMFESLNLEKAKFKLRSFLIFGIFAFICLTVPAYFLLRPIYVQIDNPYFIWGLILLAVVSLLTLEFYNKAKFKKIISGFDETSFIYTLQPFELVYLKTQKLASVINGTVNELVENGAIKINAGNSIELAKSNATVNNSQLQVTSVLSELGATFYPALLRKLATKPIFGNIVNSMDAFRKYFNKSKKFALLFYTNLSVFTLLILLSFTRIVTGVLRDKPVTQIVMVTVVLVVIAIAFLYRLTMQISTTIIPDLYKNKILPSGQIEDNWQWKYFLSGTTVLATSFAPLVNYIDRKSNDRGNCATSCGSSCGGGGSSCSSCGGCGSH; encoded by the coding sequence ATGAACCAGGAACTTTGGAATAAAATACTAGCATTTGACTTTGACGATCCACCTAGCGAGTATGGATTTTCCATAAGGCTTGCCAATGAAAACTTTTGGACGAAAGAGTTCACAGATCAAGCTATTGTAGAATATAAGAAGTTTATGTATTTGGCTGCCACTTCCGACTTTATGGTTTCACCATCAGAAATTATTGACCAGGTCTGGCATCAACATTTAATTTTCACACAATCCTACCAGGACTTCTGCAGCATTTTAGGAAAACAAATTCAGCATATTCCTTCAACGCATAACAAGGAAGAATTTGAAAAATTCAGGCAGGCAAAAGAGCGAACAATAAAATTTTATGAAAGAGATTTTGGCAAACAACCCAAAAACATTTGGGCATACAATGATATGTTTGAAAGCCTCAATTTGGAGAAAGCAAAATTCAAATTGAGATCATTTTTAATTTTCGGAATTTTTGCATTTATCTGTCTTACAGTTCCGGCTTATTTTTTATTAAGACCAATCTATGTACAAATAGATAACCCGTATTTTATTTGGGGGCTTATTTTGTTAGCAGTTGTTTCACTTTTGACACTTGAATTTTATAACAAAGCGAAATTTAAAAAGATTATTTCCGGCTTTGATGAAACATCGTTTATTTATACTCTTCAACCTTTTGAACTGGTTTATTTAAAAACGCAAAAGCTTGCCAGCGTAATAAATGGAACGGTTAATGAACTGGTTGAAAATGGCGCTATAAAAATAAATGCAGGCAATAGCATTGAGCTTGCAAAGAGCAATGCAACAGTCAATAATTCACAGCTACAGGTTACTTCTGTATTATCAGAACTGGGAGCCACGTTCTACCCCGCTCTTTTAAGAAAATTAGCGACAAAGCCTATTTTCGGAAATATTGTAAACAGTATGGACGCTTTTAGAAAATACTTTAACAAGTCTAAAAAATTTGCACTTCTATTCTATACAAACCTTTCAGTTTTTACACTACTTATATTATTATCCTTTACAAGAATTGTAACAGGGGTTTTAAGAGACAAACCGGTTACACAAATAGTAATGGTGACAGTTGTTTTAGTTGTTATTGCAATTGCTTTTTTATATCGTCTGACAATGCAAATTTCAACAACAATAATTCCTGACTTGTACAAAAATAAAATTTTACCATCCGGACAAATTGAAGATAATTGGCAATGGAAATATTTTTTATCAGGCACAACAGTTCTGGCAACTTCATTTGCGCCCCTGGTAAATTATATTGACAGAAAAAGTAATGATAGAGGAAACTGTGCAACTTCTTGTGGTAGTAGTTGTGGAGGAGGCGGAAGTTCTTGCAGTAGCTGTGGGGGCTGCGGTAGTCATTAA
- a CDS encoding DUF262 domain-containing protein codes for MENSIFRSITLGIGQLISQKKRFGVPLYQRSYSWGNSEVDQFVDDITNAITEEYTNYFLGSVLLTEPQDGVWGILDGQQRLTTASIVYSTIRTLLSEKNQHADSEQIANEFLAVRALGGEYYPRLLLNEENQNVYRDAVINQSSEKNIEFLKKTYDKNKSNLLILQAVFNCRRKIEEWISFDHETAVRKLYKLSEYLEKRVLVVVIEVANESDAYIAFETLNTRGQDLSALDLVKNYIFSNTPKSHHNEIRILWSEMKENIGENEADDFLRIFWMGNYGLIQKSRLYFNLKRKFNSAPLVLKLLNELCSGSKIYAAIEDPKNHFWQNYSDYTRHLIETLKILNSKQTRPIIFACWNAKNIDSSLMENVLWYLVVLTVRFQTIGKKRQGILEKQCAKIAQDISNAEKIDLSLLRQDIDKILPNDEEFLADFKRYQEVSMKRALYILSAIEYSKVYDYEYRNSWQFVDKALDSSSNISVSNILPRKLSPSWLNVISEDDIDSLGITSNISNFILTTRSFNIKQSNKEFSHLKDLSRESEFWTTREIADFDSWELDSFSKRQDQLRNVAVKTWKLNK; via the coding sequence ATGGAGAATTCAATTTTTAGATCGATCACACTTGGTATAGGTCAATTAATTTCACAAAAGAAAAGATTCGGCGTACCTCTTTATCAGAGAAGCTATTCTTGGGGAAATTCCGAGGTAGATCAGTTTGTTGATGATATTACAAATGCCATTACTGAAGAATATACAAATTACTTTCTTGGATCTGTTCTTTTGACTGAACCTCAAGATGGAGTATGGGGAATATTAGATGGACAGCAAAGGTTAACAACAGCAAGCATTGTTTATTCTACAATAAGAACTTTGTTAAGTGAAAAAAATCAACATGCTGATTCAGAACAAATAGCAAATGAGTTTTTGGCTGTGCGTGCTTTAGGAGGTGAATACTACCCAAGATTATTGCTAAACGAAGAAAACCAAAACGTTTATAGGGATGCTGTCATTAATCAAAGCTCAGAAAAGAATATTGAGTTTTTAAAAAAAACATATGATAAAAACAAATCAAATTTACTCATTCTTCAAGCTGTTTTCAATTGCAGACGTAAAATAGAAGAATGGATTTCTTTCGATCATGAAACAGCTGTTAGAAAACTTTACAAACTATCTGAATATTTAGAAAAAAGAGTTTTAGTTGTTGTAATCGAAGTTGCTAATGAATCAGACGCTTATATTGCCTTCGAGACTTTAAATACAAGGGGACAAGATCTTTCTGCTTTAGACTTAGTTAAAAATTATATTTTTAGCAATACACCTAAAAGCCACCATAATGAAATAAGGATTTTATGGAGTGAAATGAAAGAAAACATTGGGGAAAATGAGGCGGATGATTTCTTGCGAATTTTCTGGATGGGTAATTACGGACTTATTCAAAAATCCAGACTTTATTTTAACTTAAAAAGGAAATTTAATTCGGCCCCGCTTGTTTTAAAATTATTGAACGAGTTGTGTTCCGGATCTAAAATATATGCAGCGATTGAAGATCCTAAAAACCATTTTTGGCAAAACTATAGTGACTACACAAGACACCTAATCGAAACTCTAAAAATTCTGAACAGCAAACAGACTCGCCCAATAATTTTTGCATGCTGGAATGCAAAAAATATTGATTCTTCTTTAATGGAAAATGTTCTTTGGTATTTGGTTGTTTTAACAGTACGATTTCAAACTATAGGGAAAAAACGCCAAGGAATTTTGGAAAAGCAATGTGCAAAAATTGCACAGGATATTTCTAATGCTGAAAAAATTGACCTTTCGTTACTAAGGCAAGATATTGACAAGATTCTTCCTAACGACGAGGAATTTTTGGCAGACTTTAAAAGATACCAAGAGGTGAGCATGAAACGGGCATTATACATCTTAAGTGCTATCGAATATTCAAAAGTATATGATTATGAATATCGGAATTCTTGGCAATTTGTTGATAAGGCCTTGGATTCTAGTTCAAATATTTCGGTTAGTAATATTTTGCCCAGAAAGCTAAGTCCCTCTTGGTTAAATGTAATTAGTGAAGATGATATTGATAGCCTTGGTATCACATCAAACATTTCAAACTTTATACTAACAACAAGATCATTTAATATCAAGCAAAGCAACAAAGAATTCAGTCATTTAAAAGATTTATCAAGAGAAAGTGAATTTTGGACTACACGAGAAATAGCTGATTTTGATTCGTGGGAATTAGATAGCTTTTCAAAACGACAAGATCAATTAAGAAACGTAGCAGTTAAAACCTGGAAGCTTAATAAATAA
- a CDS encoding protein kinase domain-containing protein: MVVTLGNGIRIEASDGEQYRIIQFLGAGGNCQVYLAISTKGKWQGILFAVKFFFKIEDSERLQQFEKEKKFLFSISHPSIMKIYSEGSYYLTSLDKKIPFVVCDYFPDRLDWKIRNKKLRHSEKLIYITQLLSAIDFLEKNSPKIVHRDIKPQNIFIKGYTCVLGDFGLMKDLSDGICSDEEDLFKKSKGVGMPRSYRTPDLVKYAKKEKILTTASDVFQLGLVAAEMFTGANLLKPTEKDLLEDINLDPLRDVIGQEGKLIKDLIQKMLVIESTNRGKISELLDGFDGALRATTTKQIEIDGFAF, encoded by the coding sequence ATGGTAGTAACATTAGGAAATGGTATTCGTATTGAAGCTTCTGATGGAGAGCAATACAGAATAATTCAATTTTTAGGTGCTGGGGGTAATTGTCAAGTGTATTTGGCTATTTCTACAAAAGGGAAATGGCAAGGAATATTATTTGCCGTTAAATTCTTTTTTAAAATAGAAGACTCAGAGCGTTTGCAACAGTTTGAAAAGGAAAAAAAATTCCTTTTCTCAATTTCTCACCCTTCTATAATGAAAATATATTCGGAAGGGAGTTATTATCTTACTTCGCTAGACAAAAAAATTCCTTTTGTAGTATGTGATTATTTCCCAGACAGATTAGATTGGAAAATAAGAAACAAAAAGCTTAGGCATAGTGAAAAATTAATTTATATAACCCAGCTATTATCTGCTATAGATTTCTTAGAAAAAAATTCTCCAAAAATTGTTCATAGGGATATCAAGCCTCAAAATATCTTTATAAAGGGATATACTTGTGTTTTAGGAGACTTTGGACTTATGAAAGATCTTTCCGATGGTATATGCTCTGATGAAGAAGATCTGTTTAAAAAGAGTAAGGGAGTAGGGATGCCTCGTTCTTATCGTACCCCAGACTTAGTAAAATATGCAAAAAAAGAAAAGATCTTAACAACAGCTTCTGACGTTTTTCAACTTGGTCTTGTTGCGGCTGAGATGTTTACTGGAGCTAATCTACTTAAGCCAACAGAAAAAGATTTATTAGAGGATATAAATTTAGATCCTCTTCGAGATGTTATTGGCCAAGAAGGAAAACTTATAAAAGATCTGATTCAAAAAATGTTAGTTATTGAATCAACAAATCGAGGTAAAATTTCAGAATTACTCGATGGCTTTGATGGTGCTCTTCGTGCTACAACAACTAAACAAATCGAAATAGACGGTTTTGCGTTCTGA